From Brachionichthys hirsutus isolate HB-005 chromosome 7, CSIRO-AGI_Bhir_v1, whole genome shotgun sequence, the proteins below share one genomic window:
- the flrt3 gene encoding leucine-rich repeat transmembrane protein FLRT3 — MARQCKALILFLVRIGLLLGLANPLVTSTSCPSSCRCDETFIYCNDRGLTSIPTGLPKDATVLFLQNNRIKSSGIPAELRRLSNVEKIYLYCNNLDEFPTNLPLGLKELHLQENNVRMITHASLAQIPYIEELHLDDNSVSAVSIEDGAFRDSNHLRLLFLSRNHLSTIPSGLPMSIEELRFDDNRISSISEQSLQDLINLKRLILDGNLLNNRGIGEMALINLINLTELSLVRNSLTSPPANLPGTSLEKLQLQDNHINRVPPGAFAFLRQLYRLDLSGNNLSSLPQGVFEDLDNLTQLLLRNNPWQCTCRMKWVRDWLRSLPSKVNVRGFMCQGPDNVKGMAIKDLTTDMFDCTDSELTATYETSTVSNNVRPSQPQWPLFVTKRPFVKNPDFGKNYHSTTTSSGRKIITISVKSSSAETIHISWRVSQPMTALRLSWLKLGHSPAFGSITETIVQGERKEYLLTALEPESSYRICMVPMETSNIYLSDETPVCIETETGSHKSYNPTTTLNREQEKEPYKNSSLPLAAIIGGAVALLAIIMLALVCWYVHRNGSLFSRNCTYNKGRRRKDDYAEAGTKKDNSILEIRETSFQMIPISHLPVTKEEFVIHTIFPSNGLSLYKGPHNENSINNRSYRDSGIPDSDNSHS, encoded by the coding sequence ATGGCGCGTCAATGCAAGGCTTTGATCCTCTTCCTCGTCAGGATTGGGTTGCTGCTGGGTCTTGCTAACCCTCTGGTGACCTCCACCTCGTGTCCCTCGTCCTGCCGCTGCGATGAGACCTTCATCTACTGCAACGACCGTGGCCTAACTTCCATCCCTACTGGTCTACCAAAGGATGCTACAGTGCTCTTTCTGCAAAACAATCGCATCAAGAGTTCAGGCATTCCTGCAGAGCTTCGCAGGCTCTCAAATGTAGAAAAGATCTACCTTTACTGCAACAATCTGGATGAGTTTCCTACTAACCTTCCTCTTGGGCTTAAAGAACTGCACCTTCAGGAGAACAACGTTCGGATGATTACACATGCCTCTCTAGCCCAAATTCCATATATTGAAGAACTGCACCTGGATGATAACTCTGTATCCGCAGTCAGCATAGAGGATGGGGCCTTCAGGGACAGTAATCACCTCAGACTGCTTTTTCTCTCCAGAAACCACTTAAGTACCATCCCTTCAGGCCTACCTATGAGCATTGAGGAGCTGCGCTTTGATGACAATCGCATATCCTCCATCTCAGAGCAGTCACTGCAAGATCTCATCAACTTGAAGAGACTAATCCTGGATGGAAACCTGCTTAACAACCGTGGGATTGGGGAGATGGCTTTGATCAACCTGATCAACCTGACTGAGCTCTCACTAGTGAGAAACTCCTTGACATCACCGCCAGCCAACTTGCCAGGTACCAGTTTGGAGAAGCTGCAGTTACAAGATAATCACATTAATCGAGTTCCACCTGGGGCTTTTGCCTTCCTTCGACAGCTGTATCGCTTGGACCTATCGGGCAATAACCTGAGCAGCCTCCCTCAAGGTGTGTTTGAAGATCTGGACAACCTCACACAGCTCCTGCTACGCAATAACCCCTGGCAATGCACTTGCAGGATGAAGTGGGTGCGTGATTGGCTGCGGTCGCTGCCTTCGAAAGTGAATGTACGCGGTTTTATGTGCCAGGGTCCCGATAATGTCAAAGGCATGGCAATTAAAGACCTAACTACCGATATGTTTGACTGTACAGATTCAGAACTCACCGCCACATACGAGACAAGCACGGTCTCCAACAATGTACGCCCCTCCCAGCCCCAGTGGCCCTTGTTTGTGACAAAAAGACCATTTGTAAAAAACCCGGATTTTGGTAAGAATTACCACAGCACTACCACCTCTTCAGGGAGAAAGATCATTACCATCAGCGTGAAGTCAAGTAGTGCAGAAACAATACACATATCATGGAGGGTGTCACAACCCATGACTGCGCTTCGACTCAGCTGGCTAAAGCTTGGGCACAGCCCTGCCTTTGGCTCCATCACTGAAACCATTGTGcagggggagagaaaggagtACCTGCTCACTGCGCTGGAGCCTGAGTCTTCCTACAGGATATGCATGGTTCCTATGGAGACCAGCAACATTTACCTATCAGATGAGACTCCTGTGTGTATAGAAACAGAGACCGGTTCTCACAAATCATACAATCCAACCACAACTTTAAACAGAGAGCAGGAAAAAGAGCCTTACAAGAATTCTAGTCTGCCTTTGGCTGCTATCATTGGAGGGGCAGTGGCTCTTTTGGCAATAATAATGTTGGCACTGGTGTGTTGGTATGTCCACAGGAATGGCTCACTTTTTTCCAGGAACTGCACCTACAACAAAGGCCGACGGAGAAAGGATGACTATGCCGAAGCCGGCACTAAGAAGGACAACTCCATCCTAGAGATACGAGAGACTTCATTTCAAATGATACCTATAAGTCACCTGCCAGTGACCAAGGAGGAGTTTGTGATACACACAATTTTCCCATCTAATGGTCTGAGTTTATACAAAGGCCCACATAACGAGAACAGTATTAACAACAGGAGCTACAGAGACAGTGGAATACCAGATTCAGACAATTCCCATTCATGA